A part of Desulfobacter sp. genomic DNA contains:
- a CDS encoding amino acid ABC transporter substrate-binding protein: MKKIFVLVVCLLSLASLSYAADTSFDRIKAEGKLVIGLDDSFPPMGYRVADGTLVGFDVDAAEELGRRLGIKIEWKPTAWSGVVHSLNSKMFDCIWNGMTITPERQEKVAFTKPYIMDGQIAVVRFSEKRFKSYKDLEGAVVGAQKDSSAVKAIEKMTAKPKEVKEYADNPKALLDLEAGRTDAVVIDNVAGRHFISKRIGKFKVLPGNISKEPFGIAFRKADAELLNMVQKTIDEMIADGTLAKISTKWFGDDITNPEKW, translated from the coding sequence ATGAAAAAGATTTTTGTATTGGTTGTATGCCTGCTGAGCCTGGCCTCCCTTTCATATGCCGCGGATACTTCCTTTGACCGGATTAAGGCTGAAGGAAAACTGGTCATCGGACTTGACGATTCCTTTCCGCCCATGGGATACCGGGTGGCCGACGGCACCCTGGTGGGATTTGACGTTGATGCGGCGGAAGAACTGGGCCGGCGCCTGGGAATCAAAATCGAATGGAAACCCACTGCCTGGTCCGGCGTGGTCCACTCCCTGAATTCCAAGATGTTCGACTGCATCTGGAACGGGATGACCATCACCCCTGAACGCCAGGAAAAAGTCGCCTTTACCAAGCCCTATATCATGGACGGCCAGATTGCGGTTGTCCGGTTTTCTGAAAAACGGTTTAAATCCTACAAGGACCTGGAAGGTGCCGTGGTCGGTGCCCAGAAGGATTCTTCCGCGGTAAAGGCCATTGAGAAAATGACGGCCAAACCCAAGGAAGTGAAAGAGTATGCCGATAACCCCAAGGCCCTTCTGGACCTGGAAGCCGGACGTACCGACGCCGTGGTTATCGACAATGTGGCCGGCCGCCATTTTATCTCCAAACGGATCGGCAAGTTCAAGGTCCTTCCCGGTAATATCTCCAAGGAACCCTTTGGCATTGCCTTCCGCAAGGCAGACGCCGAATTGCTCAACATGGTCCAGAAAACCATTGATGAAATGATTGCCGACGGCACCCTGGCGAAAATTTCCACAAAATGGTTTGGCGACGACATCACCAATCCTGAAAAATGGTAA
- a CDS encoding response regulator, with product MNTTEPVNIMIVDDEPNNLSVLRQMLSAKGYKVRPITNGRTALKAAETLVPDLILLDIMMPDGPDGFTVCKRLKEMAPVKAVPVIFLSALDDTENKVRAFRAGGVDYITKPFERAEVLSRVHTHILLHRSQQELEEKNRRLAEMNRELIRAMEEIKTLKGILPICSNCKKIRDDKGDWNHLEVYIETHSEASMSHGMCPECADQLYGDEDWYMEMKANKEK from the coding sequence ATGAATACCACCGAGCCTGTCAATATCATGATCGTGGATGATGAACCCAATAATCTGAGCGTGCTCAGGCAGATGCTTTCTGCCAAAGGGTACAAGGTCCGCCCCATCACCAACGGCCGGACCGCGCTGAAGGCGGCCGAAACCCTGGTCCCTGACCTCATTCTTTTGGATATCATGATGCCGGACGGGCCGGACGGTTTCACTGTCTGCAAAAGGCTCAAGGAGATGGCCCCGGTCAAAGCGGTGCCCGTTATCTTCCTGAGCGCCCTGGATGATACGGAAAACAAGGTGCGCGCCTTCCGGGCCGGCGGGGTGGACTATATCACCAAGCCCTTTGAACGGGCTGAGGTGCTCTCCCGGGTCCATACCCATATTCTGCTCCACCGGTCCCAGCAAGAGCTTGAGGAGAAAAACAGGCGCCTGGCCGAAATGAACCGGGAGCTGATCCGGGCAATGGAGGAAATAAAAACCCTTAAGGGGATTCTGCCCATATGCAGCAACTGCAAAAAAATCCGTGACGATAAAGGGGACTGGAACCACCTGGAAGTCTATATTGAGACCCATTCAGAGGCCTCCATGAGCCACGGCATGTGCCCCGAATGCGCGGATCAGCTTTACGGAGATGAAGACTGGTATATGGAAATGAAAGCCAATAAGGAAAAATAG
- a CDS encoding transporter substrate-binding domain-containing protein: MQPHTTRRLGLFIIITALLCLCPVPGTAGQILLTEAEKAFIKAHPTIRVANEMDWTPFDFAENNTAMGYSIDLLNIIAGKTGLKLTYVNGYSWDDLLDMGRARRLDVFPAIWKTEERKKHFHFTTPYMDTPYILVTRRDNHDVGGIDSLNGRILTGIKGFASTEQVKKYYPDIIVNEVGSAVEGLRLVSYGRADAYLGSMAETNYVIKQHLVQDLKIAGETDLGGRVESPLLYIGIRKDWPILLQIIQRGMDAITQTEKQVLHIKWLEFSKQAGILVLNEAERSYLASHPVLRVSFDPKRPPVSYLDKNGRMSGMAADYMGIISRKLGVKIEPVASTGGAGEPGGLGKGQIDFISAISPSERESHGLIFSNVYLSFPIVIVTRDDVPYVSSPALLRDRTIAVVKGRTFHKQFAFSHPGIRIREVDSVKDGLLAVAGREAFAFAGSLAAVGHVIGREGFTTLKVSGETQYRVEVALGCSRANAVLRDLLQKALAGITVEEENAIYSKWSSVTFEYQPDYSIVWKIGSVGIVFVLLVLYWNRRLRRMAKDLKSARDQAEAANRAKSTFLANMSHELRTPLNAILGFSQIMADDRGLDRTQKENLRIINTSGEHLLSLISDILDMSKIEAGRIVLKLSVFNLKDFMSHIDDMLKAMANEKGLYLKFRLSPGLPGGIRADKARLRQVLVNLIVNGIKNTGKGGVIVTVAPAESPASPGHCRLHFTVSDTGRGIAPEYRDRIFEPFVQAGHASQAAAGGSGLGLSICQTLVKMMGGTIALDSSRDSGSSFSFSIETSSHESPPGPGDQRRDNFRTAPYLQLAPGQQRYRVLVVDDADNNRMILTAILERAGFSVRSAASAEAALEMIRERAPHLVWMDIQMEGMDGLEATRKIRKRVDKGIKIIGISASAFEEDRLAAMEAGCNDFVSKPVDRHEVLDKMTQHLGAAFICPEDGAPEPPLRETPDNAPWGPELLDAIPRDIAGQLKQAVFSFDYEMTLAAIDKISAIAPDLGRRLSACAEVYRFETLQALFHQQEQEE; this comes from the coding sequence ATGCAGCCCCACACAACAAGGCGTCTTGGACTCTTTATCATTATAACAGCCCTTCTGTGCCTTTGTCCCGTTCCGGGTACTGCCGGCCAAATCCTGCTCACCGAAGCTGAAAAGGCGTTCATAAAAGCACATCCAACCATCCGGGTGGCCAATGAAATGGACTGGACACCCTTTGATTTTGCTGAAAACAATACCGCAATGGGGTATTCCATTGACCTGCTCAATATCATCGCCGGTAAAACCGGATTGAAACTGACCTATGTCAACGGATACAGCTGGGATGACTTATTGGATATGGGCAGGGCACGCCGGCTGGATGTTTTCCCGGCCATCTGGAAGACGGAAGAGAGGAAAAAACATTTCCATTTTACCACCCCCTATATGGATACCCCCTATATCCTGGTCACCCGTCGGGATAATCATGATGTCGGCGGCATTGACAGCCTTAACGGCCGTATCCTGACGGGCATTAAGGGGTTTGCCAGCACGGAGCAGGTAAAAAAATATTATCCGGATATCATTGTCAATGAAGTGGGCAGTGCCGTGGAAGGATTGAGGCTTGTTTCCTACGGCAGGGCCGATGCCTATCTGGGCTCCATGGCCGAGACCAATTATGTCATTAAACAGCACCTGGTACAGGATTTAAAAATTGCGGGTGAAACAGATCTCGGCGGGAGGGTGGAATCCCCGCTGCTTTATATCGGCATCAGAAAAGACTGGCCCATTCTTTTACAGATCATCCAGCGGGGCATGGATGCCATCACCCAGACCGAAAAACAGGTTCTTCACATAAAGTGGCTGGAATTCAGCAAACAGGCCGGCATATTGGTGCTGAACGAAGCGGAGCGTTCCTATCTTGCATCCCACCCGGTATTGCGGGTGTCCTTTGATCCGAAACGGCCGCCTGTTTCCTATTTGGATAAGAACGGGCGAATGAGCGGCATGGCAGCGGATTACATGGGGATCATCAGCCGTAAGCTGGGCGTGAAGATAGAGCCTGTTGCCTCAACCGGCGGTGCCGGCGAACCAGGGGGGCTCGGAAAGGGGCAGATTGATTTTATTTCAGCCATTTCACCCTCCGAAAGGGAAAGCCATGGGCTGATATTTTCCAATGTTTACTTAAGTTTCCCCATCGTGATCGTGACCCGGGATGATGTGCCCTACGTCAGCAGCCCGGCACTGCTGAGGGACAGGACCATCGCCGTGGTAAAAGGAAGGACCTTCCATAAGCAGTTTGCATTTTCCCACCCCGGCATCCGGATTCGGGAAGTTGACAGTGTAAAGGACGGCCTGCTGGCCGTGGCGGGCAGGGAGGCGTTTGCCTTTGCCGGAAGTCTGGCCGCCGTGGGGCACGTCATCGGGCGTGAGGGGTTTACAACCTTGAAAGTCTCGGGAGAAACCCAATATCGGGTTGAGGTCGCCCTGGGATGCAGCCGCGCCAATGCGGTGCTGCGGGACCTGCTTCAAAAGGCCCTGGCCGGCATCACCGTTGAAGAAGAGAACGCCATATACAGCAAATGGTCCAGCGTCACCTTTGAATACCAGCCGGATTATTCCATCGTGTGGAAAATCGGCAGTGTCGGCATTGTTTTTGTGCTGCTGGTGCTCTATTGGAACCGCCGGTTGAGGCGGATGGCCAAAGACTTAAAATCAGCCAGGGACCAGGCGGAAGCCGCCAACAGGGCTAAAAGCACCTTTTTGGCAAATATGAGCCATGAGCTCAGGACGCCGCTCAATGCCATTTTAGGCTTTTCCCAGATCATGGCCGATGACCGGGGGCTGGACCGGACCCAGAAGGAAAATCTGAGAATCATAAACACCAGCGGCGAGCACCTGCTTTCTTTAATCAGCGATATATTGGACATGTCGAAGATTGAAGCCGGGCGGATCGTACTCAAATTGTCGGTATTCAACCTTAAGGATTTTATGTCCCATATCGACGATATGCTCAAGGCCATGGCCAATGAAAAGGGGCTGTATCTGAAATTTCGCCTTTCCCCTGGCCTGCCGGGAGGTATCCGGGCGGACAAGGCCCGGCTGCGCCAGGTCCTGGTCAATCTTATTGTCAATGGCATAAAAAATACAGGCAAAGGCGGTGTTATCGTCACCGTTGCGCCGGCAGAATCCCCTGCCAGTCCCGGCCACTGCCGCCTGCACTTTACGGTCAGCGATACAGGCAGGGGGATCGCCCCGGAATATCGGGACAGAATTTTTGAGCCCTTTGTGCAGGCCGGCCATGCCAGCCAGGCGGCTGCCGGCGGCAGCGGTCTCGGGCTGTCCATCTGCCAGACCCTGGTAAAGATGATGGGGGGAACCATCGCCCTTGACAGCAGCCGAGACAGCGGATCAAGTTTTTCTTTTTCCATAGAAACCTCCAGCCACGAGAGCCCCCCAGGGCCGGGAGATCAAAGGCGGGATAACTTCCGCACCGCCCCTTATCTCCAACTGGCGCCGGGTCAGCAGCGATACCGGGTGCTGGTGGTGGATGATGCAGACAATAATCGTATGATTTTGACCGCCATTCTGGAGCGGGCCGGTTTCTCGGTCCGGAGTGCCGCCAGCGCTGAAGCCGCCCTGGAGATGATCCGCGAGCGGGCGCCCCACCTGGTATGGATGGACATCCAGATGGAGGGGATGGACGGACTGGAGGCCACCCGGAAAATCCGGAAAAGAGTAGACAAGGGCATCAAAATCATCGGCATTTCCGCATCGGCCTTTGAAGAGGACCGCCTGGCCGCCATGGAAGCGGGGTGCAACGATTTTGTCAGCAAGCCCGTGGACCGGCATGAGGTGCTGGACAAAATGACCCAACACCTGGGGGCGGCGTTTATCTGCCCTGAAGATGGAGCGCCGGAGCCGCCGCTCCGGGAAACCCCGGATAATGCCCCCTGGGGACCGGAACTCCTGGACGCGATTCCCCGGGACATTGCCGGCCAATTGAAGCAGGCCGTATTTTCATTTGACTATGAAATGACCCTGGCGGCCATTGATAAAATTTCTGCCATTGCCCCGGACCTGGGCCGGCGGCTGTCGGCCTGTGCAGAAGTCTACCGGTTTGAAACCCTCCAGGCACTTTTCCACCAGCAGGAGCAAGAGGAATGA
- a CDS encoding ABC transporter permease subunit (The N-terminal region of this protein, as described by TIGR01726, is a three transmembrane segment that identifies a subfamily of ABC transporter permease subunits, which specificities that include histidine, arginine, glutamine, glutamate, L-cystine (sic), the opines (in Agrobacterium) octopine and nopaline, etc.): MVISILKCRAVRAVLALACLAFFYGTAWAGAPDTGKIFLKADNMIASGDYENAIELVMSIPTPGPGEDGAAFAKSRMLAASLFHALENVKGARAACEQVLTVFPEHAEAKNYLASLAEAEASFFEAFWRDCRRFMPSLLQGAVMTLGLTLGTMFISPVGGLFIALGRISSFAPLWGSCWFIIWFFRGTPLLLQLFFIYYGLPSLGITLTPFAAAIIGLGLNYSAYLAEIIRAGIQSIPGGQMEAAKALGMNYPQAMRRIIVPQTYKRILPPVGNEFIALIKDTALVSTIAMVELMRSADQIFNTYFNVNVLIIAAMIYLGFTTVFTLVFEKIERKVGAYEKR, encoded by the coding sequence ATGGTAATTTCTATACTTAAATGCCGGGCAGTCCGGGCCGTTTTGGCCCTGGCCTGCCTGGCCTTTTTTTACGGCACGGCATGGGCCGGGGCTCCGGATACGGGCAAGATTTTTCTCAAGGCCGATAACATGATTGCCTCCGGCGACTATGAAAATGCCATTGAACTGGTCATGTCCATTCCCACGCCCGGCCCCGGAGAAGATGGGGCTGCATTTGCCAAATCCAGGATGCTGGCCGCCTCCCTCTTCCATGCCCTGGAGAATGTTAAGGGTGCCAGGGCCGCTTGCGAGCAGGTCCTCACCGTTTTCCCGGAACATGCCGAGGCCAAAAATTATCTGGCCTCCCTGGCCGAGGCCGAGGCCTCGTTTTTCGAGGCTTTCTGGCGGGACTGCCGCAGGTTTATGCCCTCCCTGCTGCAGGGGGCGGTCATGACCCTGGGGCTTACCCTGGGTACCATGTTCATTTCCCCTGTGGGGGGGCTGTTCATTGCTCTGGGCCGGATTTCATCCTTTGCGCCCCTGTGGGGAAGCTGCTGGTTTATTATCTGGTTTTTCCGGGGAACCCCCCTGCTGCTTCAGCTCTTTTTTATCTATTACGGCCTGCCCTCCTTAGGCATTACCCTGACCCCCTTTGCTGCGGCCATCATCGGTCTTGGGCTTAATTATTCGGCTTACCTGGCCGAGATCATCCGGGCCGGCATCCAGAGTATCCCCGGGGGACAGATGGAAGCGGCCAAGGCCCTGGGCATGAATTATCCCCAGGCCATGCGCCGGATCATTGTGCCCCAGACCTACAAACGGATCCTGCCGCCGGTGGGCAACGAATTCATCGCCCTGATCAAGGATACGGCCCTGGTGTCCACCATTGCCATGGTGGAACTGATGCGGTCCGCGGACCAGATTTTCAATACCTATTTCAATGTGAACGTACTTATTATTGCCGCCATGATCTACCTGGGGTTCACCACCGTGTTCACCCTGGTGTTTGAAAAAATTGAGCGAAAGGTGGGGGCCTATGAAAAACGCTGA
- a CDS encoding amino acid ABC transporter ATP-binding protein has protein sequence MLKLENLTKRFGDTLAVDKVNLSVRRGEKIVIVGPSGSGKSTLLRSVNILEQIDSGKIIFKGRSVGYVEKKGKLVPDHPKNICALRSEIGMVFQNFNLFPHMTVLENVMEGPLTVLRHKKEAARNTALAMLEKVGLSEKAGVFPATLSGGQQQRVAIARALAMKPEIMLFDEPTSALDPELVGEVFNTIKSLAGEGMTMIIVTHQMGFAREVADQVIFMENGAFVAQAPPAEFFGDCLKNQRIADFISNIL, from the coding sequence ATTCTAAAGCTTGAAAACCTGACCAAGCGCTTCGGCGACACCCTGGCCGTGGACAAGGTGAACCTTTCGGTGCGCAGGGGGGAGAAAATTGTGATTGTGGGCCCGTCGGGCTCCGGCAAATCAACCCTGCTGCGCTCGGTGAACATTCTGGAGCAGATTGATTCGGGCAAGATAATTTTCAAGGGCCGGTCCGTTGGCTATGTGGAAAAAAAAGGCAAGCTGGTCCCTGACCATCCCAAAAATATCTGTGCGCTGCGGTCCGAAATCGGCATGGTCTTCCAGAATTTCAATCTCTTCCCCCATATGACGGTGCTGGAAAATGTGATGGAGGGGCCGCTCACCGTGCTCCGCCACAAAAAGGAAGCGGCCAGAAACACTGCCCTGGCCATGCTTGAAAAGGTGGGGCTGTCGGAAAAGGCCGGTGTCTTCCCTGCCACCCTGTCCGGGGGGCAGCAGCAGCGGGTGGCCATTGCCCGGGCCCTGGCCATGAAGCCTGAGATCATGCTCTTTGACGAGCCCACCTCTGCCCTGGACCCCGAGCTTGTCGGGGAAGTGTTCAATACCATCAAATCCCTGGCCGGGGAGGGCATGACCATGATCATCGTCACCCACCAGATGGGATTTGCCCGGGAGGTGGCCGACCAGGTGATTTTCATGGAAAATGGCGCCTTTGTCGCCCAGGCGCCGCCGGCTGAATTTTTCGGGGACTGCCTTAAAAATCAGAGAATCGCGGATTTCATCAGTAATATATTATAG
- a CDS encoding HAMP domain-containing protein has translation MSCRLSIAGKLSATFMVAALIVLTPLFILVNQALKDLGGGTIFSLVSGEFIVYACLAMALGALCIYISVTRVVRHIRHLTRMTQKITAKKYNYRSRIKRADELGDLARALDRMARQLGRYQEQEKAYIEDLGRQTLQLKQLNEYLVYFEESERKSIASEIHGTIAQTLGLGVSRIKTLIASCEDETGCEELIEARAFLENGVKEVRTLMYELAPPILDDFDIDVAIEFLVEEINERNGAHFDFTNAIGGPISLNRAVKLTFYRAVKTIINNILEYAQDPPAARLELSAIDDRLYIRVDVTGLRLGLKQATVPAGDISGHQDFSKRMERLGGEIKVLPGPRSVNCSTIILTAPVLTAPAEEFGKDQA, from the coding sequence TTGAGTTGTAGATTATCCATCGCCGGCAAATTAAGTGCAACCTTCATGGTTGCAGCCCTGATTGTCTTGACGCCCCTTTTTATCCTGGTTAACCAGGCGCTGAAAGACCTGGGCGGAGGGACGATTTTTTCCCTGGTTTCAGGAGAATTTATTGTCTATGCCTGCCTGGCAATGGCCCTGGGCGCCCTGTGCATATATATTTCGGTGACAAGGGTTGTCCGCCACATCCGCCACCTTACCCGCATGACCCAAAAAATCACCGCAAAAAAATACAATTACCGGTCCAGGATAAAACGGGCCGATGAACTGGGCGATCTGGCCAGGGCCCTGGACAGGATGGCCCGGCAGCTGGGCCGGTACCAGGAGCAGGAAAAGGCATATATTGAAGACCTTGGCCGGCAGACCCTCCAGCTCAAGCAGCTCAACGAATACCTGGTTTATTTTGAAGAGTCAGAGCGGAAATCCATTGCATCGGAAATCCACGGCACCATTGCCCAGACCCTGGGCCTGGGGGTGTCGAGAATAAAAACCCTGATCGCCTCATGCGAAGATGAAACCGGATGTGAGGAATTGATCGAAGCCCGGGCATTTCTGGAAAATGGGGTAAAGGAAGTCAGGACCCTGATGTATGAACTGGCACCGCCCATTTTGGATGATTTCGACATTGATGTGGCCATTGAATTCCTCGTCGAGGAAATCAATGAAAGGAACGGGGCGCATTTTGATTTCACCAATGCCATCGGCGGCCCCATCTCTTTGAACAGGGCAGTAAAACTGACATTTTACAGGGCCGTAAAAACCATTATCAACAATATTCTGGAATATGCCCAGGATCCCCCCGCAGCCCGGCTGGAACTCTCGGCAATTGATGACCGGCTGTATATAAGGGTGGACGTTACCGGACTGAGGCTGGGCCTGAAACAGGCAACGGTTCCAGCCGGCGATATCTCAGGCCACCAGGACTTTTCAAAACGAATGGAACGGCTGGGAGGGGAGATCAAGGTATTGCCGGGGCCAAGGTCCGTCAACTGCAGCACCATCATCCTCACCGCCCCGGTGCTGACGGCTCCTGCCGAAGAATTCGGGAAGGATCAGGCCTAA
- a CDS encoding chain-length determining protein codes for MEEQVLTPQDYINILKRRKWSLIVPFILIVAIAAVTAWLLPAIYKSTATVLIEQREIPAEYVMSSQTSYAEQRMQNIKQRTLTSKQLQQLIRQFDLYREDRDKLTIDEILDKMREEISLTPVNVEITDKRSGRAATATIAFTLSYEGKHPEKVQQVTDRIVTLFLKEDLKERTDQASSTHEFLRKEKEKIKLQLDETEAKLAAFKKENSDSLPELFQVNMQALNAIDRNTEQAKENLRALKEKKEALEEELANTTVNLEDEITRNQKEDDEKRLEMLKMELINLKTKFSDLYPDVKKLQREINELAVSIAQRKKEDKERAADLENDKDMVRNPAYVTLSSRLAGLRSDIDSVETRIRDLDEKAEEYRRRLAATPDVEAVYNDMVTERNNLMLKYKDMQAKMMEAKVAHALESQQKGERFSLIESATLPEKPFKPNRLAIVLIGFVLGIGAGIGMAAITEFSDDSVRDADTLERVTGFPVLTTIPCIITREDRVKAMKIRMIWLGSSLAALVLLVFIFDTYVMDLDVFWSKLVRKLS; via the coding sequence ATGGAAGAACAAGTTTTAACCCCTCAAGACTATATCAATATCCTGAAACGGAGAAAATGGTCCCTGATTGTTCCCTTTATTCTCATTGTTGCCATTGCCGCAGTCACTGCCTGGCTGCTGCCGGCCATTTACAAGTCCACGGCCACCGTGCTCATTGAGCAGCGGGAGATCCCTGCGGAATACGTCATGTCTTCCCAGACCTCCTATGCGGAACAGCGGATGCAAAATATCAAGCAGCGGACCCTGACCTCCAAACAGCTCCAGCAGCTGATCCGGCAGTTCGACCTCTACCGGGAGGACCGGGATAAACTGACCATAGACGAGATTCTGGATAAGATGCGGGAGGAGATCAGCCTGACCCCGGTGAATGTGGAAATCACCGATAAACGCTCGGGCAGGGCCGCCACGGCCACCATCGCCTTTACACTGAGCTATGAGGGGAAACATCCGGAAAAGGTCCAGCAGGTCACCGACCGCATCGTCACCCTTTTCCTTAAAGAAGACCTCAAGGAAAGAACGGACCAGGCCTCGTCCACCCATGAGTTTTTAAGAAAAGAAAAGGAGAAAATCAAGCTTCAGCTGGACGAGACCGAGGCAAAGCTGGCGGCCTTTAAGAAAGAAAATTCCGATTCCCTGCCCGAACTCTTCCAGGTCAACATGCAGGCCCTGAATGCCATTGACCGGAATACGGAACAGGCAAAGGAAAACCTGCGGGCGCTGAAAGAGAAAAAAGAAGCCCTGGAAGAGGAGCTTGCCAATACCACGGTAAATCTTGAAGATGAGATCACCCGCAACCAGAAAGAGGATGATGAGAAACGGCTGGAAATGCTGAAAATGGAACTCATCAACCTTAAAACCAAATTTTCCGACCTTTATCCGGATGTGAAAAAGCTCCAGCGTGAGATCAATGAACTGGCTGTTTCCATTGCACAGCGGAAAAAGGAAGACAAGGAAAGAGCGGCTGACCTGGAAAACGATAAAGATATGGTGCGGAATCCCGCCTATGTCACCCTCTCATCACGGCTGGCCGGCCTGAGATCCGATATCGACTCCGTGGAGACCCGGATCAGGGACCTGGATGAAAAGGCCGAAGAGTACCGGCGCCGCCTGGCCGCCACCCCGGATGTGGAAGCTGTCTACAACGATATGGTGACCGAGCGCAACAACCTCATGCTTAAATATAAGGATATGCAGGCCAAGATGATGGAGGCCAAAGTGGCCCATGCCCTGGAATCCCAGCAGAAGGGAGAACGCTTTTCCCTCATCGAATCGGCCACCCTGCCTGAAAAGCCCTTTAAGCCCAACCGTCTGGCCATTGTGCTCATTGGCTTTGTTCTGGGCATCGGCGCCGGCATCGGCATGGCCGCAATTACAGAATTTTCCGATGATTCGGTAAGGGATGCGGATACCCTGGAGCGGGTGACCGGATTCCCGGTGTTGACGACCATTCCCTGCATCATCACCCGGGAAGACAGGGTAAAGGCCATGAAGATAAGAATGATCTGGCTGGGCTCATCCCTCGCCGCCCTGGTGCTCCTGGTCTTTATCTTTGATACCTATGTCATGGACCTGGATGTATTCTGGAGTAAACTGGTTCGAAAACTGTCCTAG
- a CDS encoding polysaccharide export protein: MSVKRMLLAVVCMVFLTGVPAAFGEPYKIGAGDILDISVWKNPDLTRQVIVLPDDTIRFPLIGEIKVGEQTLAWLEENLRARLEKYVPDPVLSVAVTQTGSLSVYVIGKVNKPGRFQINNNVDVLQALAIAGGLNPFAREKEIKVFRKKGEETLIFDFNYDAVSEGEHLEQNIMLRRGDVIVVR; encoded by the coding sequence ATGTCCGTAAAAAGAATGCTGCTGGCCGTGGTCTGTATGGTCTTTCTGACGGGGGTGCCTGCGGCCTTTGGGGAACCCTATAAGATTGGCGCCGGCGATATTCTGGATATCAGTGTCTGGAAAAATCCCGATCTGACCCGGCAGGTGATTGTCCTGCCCGATGACACCATTCGTTTCCCATTGATCGGCGAGATCAAGGTTGGGGAGCAGACCCTGGCCTGGCTGGAAGAAAACCTGAGGGCGCGGTTGGAAAAATATGTGCCCGACCCGGTGCTGTCGGTGGCCGTGACCCAGACCGGAAGCCTGTCTGTCTACGTCATCGGAAAGGTGAACAAACCCGGCCGTTTCCAGATCAACAACAATGTCGACGTGCTCCAGGCCCTTGCCATTGCCGGGGGCCTGAATCCCTTTGCCAGGGAAAAGGAGATCAAGGTATTCAGGAAAAAGGGTGAAGAGACCCTTATTTTTGATTTTAATTATGACGCCGTTTCCGAGGGGGAGCACCTGGAACAGAATATTATGCTCCGGCGCGGGGATGTCATTGTGGTGCGTTAG